One Odocoileus virginianus isolate 20LAN1187 ecotype Illinois chromosome 6, Ovbor_1.2, whole genome shotgun sequence DNA segment encodes these proteins:
- the LOC110133409 gene encoding LOW QUALITY PROTEIN: olfactory receptor 4Q3-like (The sequence of the model RefSeq protein was modified relative to this genomic sequence to represent the inferred CDS: inserted 1 base in 1 codon) translates to MEKENDSKVTEFVLLGLSSSLELQLFLFLIFLLFYMAIVLGNLFIVVTVRADTHLLQSPMYYFLGHLSFIDLCLSCVTVPKMLGDFLQEGKIISFSGCLAQIYFLHFLGASEMFLLTAMAYDRYVAICNPLHYLTVMSRQLCFRMVFACWCGGFVHSVTQVTLVIQLPFCGPNRLDNFYCDVPQVVKLACTDTYVVEVLMVSNSGLLSLVCFLVLLSSYAVILVTLRTRLRQGQSRALSTCASHLTVVSLIFGPCVFIYLRPFCSFSVDKVFSVFYTVITPMLNPLIYTLRNTDMKTAMKKLRXKTCGILLPRQRMNRERRFRKYILS, encoded by the exons atggaaaaagaaaatgattctaaGGTGACAGAATTTGTTCTTCTGGGTCTATCATCGTCCTTGGAGCTGCAGCTATTTCTCTTCttgatatttctgttgttttacatGGCCATTGTCCTGGGAAACCTCTTTATAGTGGTAACAGTGCGAGCTGATACTCACCTGCTCCAATCACCTATGTACTATTTTTTGGGCCACCTGTCCTTCATTGACTTATGCCTGAGCTGTGTTACTGTGCCCAAGATGTTAGGAGATTTCTTACAGGAGGGCaagatcatttctttttcaggttgCCTGGCCCAGATCTACTTCCTGCACTTTCTGGGAGCCAGTGAGATGTTTCTGCTGACAGCCATGGCCTACGATAGGTATGTTGCCATATGTAATCCTTTGCACTACCTGACAGTCATGAGCCGCCAGCTCTGCTTTCGGATGGTTTTTGCCTGTTGGTGTGGGGGTTTTGTCCACTCTGTCACACAGGTCACACTGGTCATTCAGCTGCCCTTCTGCGGGCCCAATAGACTGGACAACTTCTACTGTGACGTCCCACAGGTCGTCAAGCTGGCCTGCACAGACACGTATGTAGTAGAGGTGCTGATGGTCTCCAACAGCGGTCTGTTGTCTCTTGTCTGCTTCTTGGTCTTGCTCTCCTCTTATGCTGTCATCCTGGTCACCCTGAGAACTCGCCTCCGCCAGGGCCAGAGCAGGGCACTCTCCACCTGCGCCTCCCACCTAACCGTGGTCAGTCTGATCTTTGGGCCGTGTGTATTCATCTACCTGAGACCTTTCTGCAGCTTCTCTGTGGACAAGGTTTTCTCTGTCTTCTACACAGTGATCACACCTATGTTGAACCCCCTCATTTATACTCTCAGAAACACTGATATGAAGACAGCCATGAAGAAGCTGA AAAAAACATGTGGCATCCTGCTGCCACGTCAAAGAATGAACAGGGAGAggagatttagaaaatatattctttcttaa
- the LOC110133410 gene encoding olfactory receptor 11G2-like — translation MNISESASHYESVREFILLGFPCSREIQVILFMFFSIIYLLTLMGNGAIICAVCWDQHLHTPMYILLGNFAFLEIWYVNSTVPNTLINFLSESKAISFTGCFLQLYFFFSMGSTECFFLSAMSFDRYFAICHPLHYATIMTGRRCFSLVIACWVCGFLWYLVPVILISQLPFCGPNAIDHFVCDSGPLLTLSCAPAPMSKLTSYTLSSLIILLSFLFILISYALVLLAVLRLPSASSRQKAFSTCGSHLAVVLLFYGTIMVMHVSPGSSHFTSLPKIMTLFYAMVTPLINPLIYSLRNKDMKKALRKVLEKFKISLKVFGSRRRRNVG, via the coding sequence ATGAACATCTCCGAATCAGCATCCCATTATGAATCAGTGCGTGAATTCATCCTTCTGGGTTTCCCTTGCAGCAGGGAGATTCAGGTCATTCTGTTTATGTTCTTCTCCATCATCTACCTCCTGACTCTCATGGGAAACGGAGCCATTATCTGTGCTGTGTGTTGGGACCAGcatctccacacccccatgtacatCCTGCTGGGGAATTTTGCATTCCTGGAGATCTGGTATGTCAACTCCACTGTTCCAAACACACTGATCAACTTCCTCTCAGAGAGCAAGGCCATCTCTTTCACTGGTTGCTTCCTtcagttatattttttcttttccatgggctCCACTGAGTGCTTCTTTCTCTCAGCAATGTCATTTGATCGATACTTTGCCATCTGCCATCCTCTGCATTATGCCACAATTATGACCGGTAGACGTTGTTTCAGCCTAGTGATTGCTTGTTGGGTATGTGGCTTTCTCTGGTATCTGGTGCCTGTTATTCTCATTTCCCAACTGCCTTTCTGTGGTCCTAATGCAATTGATCACTTTGTATGTGACTCAGGCCCATTGCTGACCCTTTCATGTGCTCCTGCTCCCATGTCCAAGCTCACCAGCTATACGCTAAGCTCCCTCATCATCCTCCTTAGCTTCCTTTTCATTCTCATCTCTTATGCCCTGGTTCTACTTGCTGTTCTTCGGTTGCCCTCAGCATCCAGTCGACAGAAGGCCTTTTCCACCTGTGGGTCCCATTTGGCTGTGGTGCTGCTATTCTACGGGACCATTATGGTGATGCATGTGAGCCCTGGATCCAGCCACTTCACCTCGTTGCCGAAAATCATGACCTTGTTCTATGCCATGGTGACTCCACTCATCAACCCTTTGATTTACAGTCTCAGGAATAAGGATATGAAAAAAGCTCTCAGGAAAGTTctggaaaagtttaaaatttctttaaaagtctttGGCAGCAGGCGCAGGAGGAATGTGGGATAA